Proteins from a genomic interval of Desulfovibrio piger:
- a CDS encoding EscF/YscF/HrpA family type III secretion system needle major subunit, with translation MNIGSSGGIDIGQLFQNATNGLSQDGQALQAKMDQISASGEVDQMQLLELQFAMGQYNAKLETISSVTKSIQDMLKSLAQRTG, from the coding sequence ATGAATATAGGAAGCTCGGGCGGGATCGATATCGGCCAGCTGTTCCAGAATGCCACCAACGGGCTGAGCCAGGACGGGCAGGCCCTGCAGGCCAAGATGGACCAGATCAGCGCCTCCGGCGAGGTGGACCAGATGCAACTGCTGGAGCTGCAGTTCGCCATGGGGCAGTACAACGCCAAGCTGGAGACCATCTCCTCGGTGACCAAGAGCATCCAGGATATGCTCAAGTCGCTGGCCCAGCGGACGGGCTAG
- the sctN gene encoding type III secretion system ATPase SctN translates to MAFEYIGDLLEEAVRDVNPLETRGRVEQVVGTIIRAVVPGVKVGELCLLRNPWENWSLKAEVVGFVRNVALLSPLGNMQGISPATEVIPTGEILSVPVGYELLGRVVDGLGQAMDGGPAIRTRTHYPLVAEAPNPMTRKVISKPISLGLRVIDGVLTCGEGQRMGIFAAAGGGKSTLLSSILKGCTADVCVLALIGERGREVREFIERDIGPEGRKKAVLVVSTSDRSSMERLKAAYTATAIAEYFRDQGKSVLLMMDSVTRFGRAQREIGLAAGEPPTRRGFPPSVFSELPKLMERAGNSDKGSITALYTVLVEGDDMTEPIADETRSILDGHIVLSRKLAAANHYPAIDVQASVSRVMNAVVDKEHKAAAQALRKILAKYAEVELLVQIGEYKKGADAEADFALGHIQAVNAFLRQGLEEKSSFEETLAALKKVVL, encoded by the coding sequence ATGGCCTTCGAATACATCGGCGACCTGCTGGAAGAGGCCGTCCGCGACGTCAATCCCCTGGAGACGCGGGGACGCGTGGAGCAGGTGGTGGGCACCATCATCCGTGCCGTGGTCCCCGGTGTGAAAGTGGGGGAACTCTGCCTGCTGCGCAATCCCTGGGAAAACTGGAGCCTCAAGGCCGAGGTGGTCGGCTTTGTCAGGAACGTGGCCCTGCTGTCGCCCCTGGGCAATATGCAGGGCATCTCTCCGGCCACGGAAGTCATCCCCACGGGCGAGATACTCTCCGTCCCCGTGGGCTATGAGCTGCTGGGCCGCGTGGTGGATGGTCTGGGGCAGGCCATGGACGGCGGTCCGGCCATCAGGACGCGCACCCACTATCCGCTGGTGGCCGAAGCGCCCAATCCCATGACCCGCAAGGTCATCAGCAAGCCCATCTCCCTGGGCCTGCGCGTCATCGACGGCGTGCTGACCTGCGGGGAAGGGCAGCGCATGGGCATCTTTGCCGCAGCCGGCGGCGGCAAGTCCACGCTGTTGTCCAGTATCCTCAAAGGCTGCACGGCCGATGTCTGCGTGCTGGCGCTCATCGGGGAACGCGGCCGCGAAGTGCGGGAATTCATCGAACGCGACATCGGTCCGGAAGGGCGAAAAAAGGCCGTGCTCGTGGTCTCCACGTCGGACCGTTCCTCCATGGAGCGGCTCAAGGCCGCCTATACGGCCACGGCCATTGCCGAATATTTTCGCGATCAGGGCAAGAGCGTGCTGCTGATGATGGATTCCGTGACCCGTTTCGGACGCGCCCAGCGCGAGATCGGTCTGGCGGCCGGAGAACCGCCGACCCGCCGGGGCTTCCCGCCGTCGGTCTTCTCGGAGCTGCCCAAGCTCATGGAACGGGCGGGCAATTCGGACAAGGGCTCCATCACCGCCCTGTATACGGTGCTGGTGGAAGGTGATGACATGACCGAACCCATCGCCGACGAGACCCGGTCCATCCTTGACGGGCATATCGTGCTTTCGCGCAAGCTGGCCGCTGCCAACCATTATCCCGCCATCGACGTCCAGGCCAGCGTCAGCCGCGTCATGAACGCCGTGGTGGACAAGGAGCACAAGGCCGCGGCCCAGGCCCTGCGCAAGATTCTGGCCAAGTATGCGGAAGTGGAGCTGCTGGTGCAGATCGGCGAATACAAGAAAGGGGCCGATGCCGAGGCGGATTTCGCCCTGGGACATATCCAGGCGGTCAATGCCTTCTTGCGCCAGGGGCTGGAGGAAAAAAGTTCGTTCGAGGAGACCCTGGCGGCCCTGAAAAAGGTCGTGCTGTAA
- a CDS encoding USH1C-binding protein 1, which yields MSQVNFSSTSSVSFGELGPTTSLQLMFAKLQLELAQTAKTQAMDKMDAIASAQDEQKLVSQLLNEARQAKADAKAGVGNDAAKTETFNVPKKDANGKVLVDDKGNIIYEEKPRTETVPKGNNATFMSQEMVDYMELHGLAIDRTANNYSHSADEWDVAITALESRLEELGTNTQQEMVYVQDYMGQYNSYLQGANTQIANSNQTLTSLARGQ from the coding sequence ATGAGCCAGGTCAATTTTTCCTCGACATCTTCTGTTTCGTTCGGTGAACTGGGCCCCACCACGAGCCTGCAGCTGATGTTCGCCAAGCTGCAGCTGGAACTGGCCCAGACCGCCAAGACCCAGGCCATGGACAAGATGGATGCCATCGCTTCGGCGCAGGACGAGCAGAAGCTGGTCTCCCAGTTGCTCAACGAGGCCCGTCAGGCCAAGGCCGATGCCAAGGCCGGGGTGGGCAATGACGCGGCCAAAACGGAGACGTTCAACGTGCCCAAGAAGGATGCTAACGGCAAAGTTTTAGTCGACGACAAAGGAAACATTATTTACGAAGAAAAGCCCCGTACCGAGACTGTGCCCAAGGGCAACAATGCGACTTTCATGAGCCAGGAAATGGTGGATTATATGGAGCTGCACGGTCTGGCTATAGACAGGACAGCCAACAATTATTCACATAGTGCCGACGAATGGGACGTGGCCATCACGGCTCTGGAAAGCCGCCTGGAAGAACTGGGCACCAACACCCAGCAGGAGATGGTCTATGTCCAGGACTACATGGGCCAGTACAACTCCTATCTGCAGGGCGCCAACACCCAGATCGCCAACTCCAACCAGACCCTCACCAGTCTGGCCCGTGGCCAGTAG
- a CDS encoding SctK family type III secretion system sorting platform protein yields the protein MHKQFFADVLARRPALWQRLLQANLPEGGPRLPDDCREQLGGAADSLWAWLQQRPLTHGPDAAESEPAVPVPFWDYAEESRRLALLDAPALLELCRVTGVVLHAPAIATVLLRDEVLPLRESLGEETYRYALQRGRYQLGGVRRFFQWRDTDLPLAERCALHGNMALRLVAGLWPEDVALRVCDRLPALPEAAVLPSLAEDERHELWRGVKKLLLKEVAPSWAPCFD from the coding sequence ATGCACAAACAGTTTTTTGCAGACGTCCTCGCGCGTCGTCCGGCTTTGTGGCAGCGCCTGCTGCAGGCCAATCTGCCGGAAGGCGGACCGCGACTGCCGGATGACTGCCGTGAACAGCTGGGCGGGGCTGCGGACAGTCTCTGGGCCTGGCTGCAGCAGCGCCCGTTGACGCACGGGCCGGACGCTGCTGAAAGCGAGCCTGCCGTACCGGTCCCCTTTTGGGATTACGCCGAGGAGTCGCGCCGCCTGGCTCTTCTGGATGCTCCGGCGCTGCTGGAACTGTGCCGGGTGACGGGTGTCGTCCTGCATGCTCCGGCCATCGCGACGGTGCTGCTGCGGGATGAGGTCCTGCCCTTGCGGGAATCCCTAGGAGAGGAGACGTATCGGTACGCCCTGCAGCGGGGCCGCTACCAGCTGGGGGGCGTGCGGCGCTTCTTCCAGTGGCGGGATACGGATCTGCCCCTGGCGGAACGCTGTGCCCTGCACGGCAATATGGCGCTGCGTCTGGTGGCCGGGCTTTGGCCGGAAGACGTGGCCCTGCGCGTCTGCGATCGTCTGCCCGCGCTGCCGGAGGCGGCCGTGCTGCCGTCCCTGGCGGAAGATGAACGCCACGAACTGTGGCGCGGGGTGAAAAAACTGCTGCTCAAGGAGGTGGCTCCGTCATGGGCGCCGTGTTTCGACTGA
- a CDS encoding molecular chaperone Tir, translating to MVSLDDKVRALAVTAGWKSPRPGQDGSYSFRLEDGLDLKVFSPDGRLCFLLADLRALPEPGHERDSLLRNVAGRQAGICRERASVVALERQEDAAARGLDGERLILQSRVPVDVPQQEFDDAVRDFLNDLAWWKKSLGDSPREELPPMFSMPGTFFGGVY from the coding sequence ATGGTTTCGCTGGATGACAAGGTCCGTGCCCTTGCGGTGACGGCCGGTTGGAAGTCCCCCCGTCCGGGACAGGACGGCTCATACAGCTTTCGGCTGGAGGATGGCCTTGACCTGAAAGTCTTTTCTCCCGACGGGCGCTTGTGTTTCCTTCTGGCTGACCTGCGCGCCCTGCCGGAGCCGGGACATGAACGGGACAGTCTGCTCCGCAATGTGGCAGGCCGGCAGGCCGGCATCTGCCGCGAGCGCGCCTCGGTCGTGGCCCTTGAACGACAGGAAGATGCGGCTGCCCGGGGCCTGGACGGGGAGCGCCTGATATTGCAATCCCGGGTGCCTGTGGACGTACCTCAGCAAGAGTTCGACGATGCTGTCCGGGATTTCCTCAATGACCTCGCCTGGTGGAAAAAAAGCCTGGGGGACTCGCCGCGTGAGGAGTTGCCTCCCATGTTCTCCATGCCGGGTACGTTTTTCGGAGGCGTCTATTGA
- the sctO gene encoding type III secretion system stalk subunit SctO, which translates to MAQRLYPLQALLSVRHYREDAARNALRLEERRLVQAREEVGRRQAELERYRIWRQEEEERRYAAILGASLSLEEVADFRASLGMLATGEQERFQAVRQAEEQVRQQEQAVTGAQRAVALARREAAKIEKHRDIWQENAKREQEHLEDLELEEFATPSRASDDA; encoded by the coding sequence ATGGCGCAACGACTCTATCCCTTGCAGGCCCTGCTGTCCGTTCGCCACTATCGGGAGGACGCCGCCCGCAACGCCTTGCGGCTGGAGGAACGCCGGCTGGTACAGGCTCGTGAGGAAGTGGGGCGGCGGCAGGCCGAGCTGGAACGCTACCGCATCTGGCGGCAGGAAGAAGAGGAGCGGCGTTATGCCGCCATCCTGGGGGCCAGCCTTTCTCTGGAAGAGGTGGCGGATTTTCGGGCCTCTCTGGGCATGCTGGCCACCGGAGAGCAGGAACGCTTCCAGGCCGTGCGCCAGGCGGAAGAGCAGGTGCGGCAGCAGGAACAGGCCGTGACCGGTGCGCAACGGGCCGTGGCCCTGGCCCGCCGGGAAGCGGCGAAGATCGAGAAACATCGTGACATCTGGCAGGAGAACGCCAAACGGGAGCAGGAGCATCTGGAAGATCTGGAGCTGGAGGAGTTCGCCACCCCTTCCCGCGCCAGTGACGATGCCTGA
- a CDS encoding tetratricopeptide repeat protein, with the protein MVSEKQMARLLDLANLACQKGLVGEARTIFQAVLALRPGFAPALVGLAFSHVVVDDFDTALTILDQVLADNAADADALAMRGLACLLAGRRGDAEQAFAAIPQDCAAADMARAVMEVA; encoded by the coding sequence ATGGTTTCCGAAAAACAGATGGCCCGCCTGCTGGATCTGGCCAATCTGGCCTGCCAAAAGGGGCTCGTCGGGGAGGCAAGGACCATTTTCCAGGCAGTCCTGGCGCTCAGGCCGGGGTTCGCGCCGGCCCTTGTGGGGCTGGCATTTTCTCATGTGGTCGTGGATGATTTCGATACCGCGCTCACCATCCTGGACCAGGTCCTTGCGGATAATGCCGCTGATGCCGACGCCCTTGCCATGCGTGGCCTTGCCTGTCTGCTGGCCGGGCGCAGAGGGGATGCGGAGCAGGCCTTTGCCGCCATTCCGCAGGATTGCGCTGCGGCCGATATGGCCCGGGCCGTCATGGAAGTCGCCTGA
- a CDS encoding SycD/LcrH family type III secretion system chaperone, which translates to MSQITEQEKDIQSALLDMAKAAGFTEEEFHTIQAALEKGATLADVFNISKDTLESGYAYAYNLYKAGNYKDAESMFRGLCMYDGDDPRYWMGLAGCLQAREAWQQAIDTYGMAGVAGGLKDPAPFYYGGLCHLKLGDGENAAASFRAALGLGDASIPAHKAVHDRIRALLATLVQSKE; encoded by the coding sequence ATGAGTCAGATCACCGAACAGGAAAAAGACATCCAGTCCGCCCTGCTGGACATGGCCAAGGCGGCGGGGTTCACGGAAGAGGAGTTCCACACTATCCAGGCTGCCCTGGAAAAGGGGGCGACCCTGGCCGATGTGTTCAACATCAGCAAAGACACGCTGGAATCCGGTTATGCCTATGCCTACAATCTGTACAAGGCGGGCAACTACAAGGATGCCGAAAGCATGTTCCGCGGCCTGTGCATGTATGATGGCGACGATCCCCGTTACTGGATGGGTCTGGCCGGTTGCCTGCAGGCCCGGGAAGCCTGGCAGCAGGCCATCGATACCTACGGCATGGCCGGTGTGGCCGGCGGCCTCAAGGATCCCGCGCCGTTCTACTATGGCGGCCTGTGCCATCTGAAGCTGGGGGACGGCGAGAACGCGGCGGCTTCCTTCCGCGCCGCCCTGGGGCTGGGCGATGCCTCCATCCCCGCGCACAAGGCCGTCCATGACCGTATCCGTGCCCTGCTTGCCACGCTGGTCCAGTCCAAGGAGTGA
- a CDS encoding type III secretion protein, producing the protein MGMEISSRRLQEADSRMQAEREGADRPVDDRDKERFDRAMQESRERDGQGGQENGRGGSRQDALSPQALLDSLFGSRMQSMQTSAAQAAPAPGDVDALVNELVDRILVSEPGKGSPEVRITLGQGPLSGAELCLARAQDGQLFIRLACADPASFQTAVGAQDALRSALERSGENVRVEIVQSRADGGNEGDARQQSRGRQDYVPDVE; encoded by the coding sequence ATGGGCATGGAGATCAGTTCCCGACGCTTGCAGGAAGCGGATTCCCGCATGCAGGCGGAGCGTGAAGGCGCGGATCGTCCCGTGGACGACAGGGACAAGGAACGTTTTGACCGGGCCATGCAGGAATCCCGGGAACGGGACGGGCAGGGCGGTCAGGAAAATGGTCGGGGCGGTTCCCGGCAGGATGCCCTGTCGCCCCAGGCGCTGCTGGACAGCCTTTTCGGCAGCCGCATGCAGAGCATGCAGACGAGCGCCGCACAGGCGGCTCCGGCTCCCGGGGATGTGGACGCCCTTGTGAACGAACTGGTGGACCGTATCCTGGTCTCCGAGCCGGGCAAGGGCTCTCCGGAAGTCCGCATCACGCTGGGGCAGGGCCCGCTTTCGGGCGCGGAGCTGTGTCTGGCACGGGCGCAGGACGGCCAGCTGTTCATCCGGCTCGCCTGCGCCGATCCGGCGTCCTTCCAGACGGCGGTGGGGGCACAGGATGCCTTGCGCAGCGCTCTGGAGCGCAGTGGCGAGAACGTTCGCGTGGAGATCGTCCAGAGCCGGGCGGACGGCGGCAATGAAGGCGATGCCCGGCAGCAGTCCCGGGGCCGCCAGGATTACGTCCCTGACGTGGAGTAG
- the sctJ gene encoding type III secretion system inner membrane ring lipoprotein SctJ has product MLRPMLFLLLSLLLLLSGCKVEMYSGLSEDQANQMLSTLLRRGIEAEKQAAGKNGYTLLVDDDQLVRALQVLKENSLPREAFKNLGEVFAGDGMISSTSEVQARMSYALSQELADTLSRIDGVLTARVHVVLGVNDKVNNITIAPSAAVFLRHTLDSPVVNLVPEIRELVAGAVASLKYDNVSVMLVPVRESVTVPDTKLPSPLLSPGAHTPALLLQMLAMAAVLLALGVGGWVYGRRLLARRRAAREALEAGEGDDTGKQGEA; this is encoded by the coding sequence ATGCTGCGTCCCATGCTTTTTTTGCTGCTTTCCCTGCTTCTGCTCCTTTCCGGCTGTAAGGTGGAGATGTACTCCGGCCTGTCCGAGGATCAGGCCAACCAGATGCTTTCCACCCTGCTGCGACGGGGGATCGAGGCGGAAAAGCAGGCCGCAGGCAAAAACGGCTATACGCTGCTGGTGGATGACGACCAGCTGGTGCGCGCCCTGCAGGTCCTCAAGGAGAACAGCCTGCCGCGCGAAGCCTTCAAGAACCTGGGGGAAGTGTTTGCCGGTGACGGCATGATCTCGTCCACCTCCGAGGTCCAGGCCCGCATGTCCTACGCCCTTTCGCAGGAGCTGGCGGACACGCTCTCGCGCATCGACGGTGTGCTGACGGCCCGCGTCCATGTGGTGCTCGGCGTCAACGACAAGGTGAACAACATCACCATCGCGCCTTCAGCGGCGGTCTTCCTGCGCCATACCCTGGATTCGCCCGTAGTCAACCTTGTGCCCGAGATCAGGGAACTGGTGGCGGGCGCCGTGGCCTCGCTCAAATACGACAATGTGAGCGTGATGCTGGTCCCGGTGCGGGAAAGCGTGACGGTACCGGATACGAAGCTCCCGTCCCCGCTGCTCTCGCCGGGGGCCCATACGCCCGCCCTGCTGTTGCAGATGCTGGCCATGGCGGCCGTGCTTCTGGCCCTGGGCGTGGGCGGCTGGGTCTATGGTCGCCGTCTGCTGGCCCGTCGTCGCGCTGCCCGTGAAGCCCTTGAGGCCGGGGAAGGGGATGACACCGGCAAGCAGGGTGAGGCCTGA
- the sctD gene encoding type III secretion system inner membrane ring subunit SctD, which yields MTCSRGSAICLYVFSGPHLGACVELTEGSWVVGSDDACDIILTGLAPRHAVLDISSEENAFPVLAVTPLDGPLRLQGEEPVEPAEADGPLRPAAGSAWYLGTTCFAWNRPGVPQESLVPELSPHARTVGAEEAASAEAEAVPAVTETAELLPTANDLGMDAGASETLLPDVPESSPARRVGWRALLLVLVAIFLLALSLMVRPADSDPEHYPEIIKKYLEDAGIRGLAVSRRDPGVEIRGTVADDAAMIRLRDMARGLHIPVYLEVAVQEDMLRAVRSSLGIRGFHPDVVLWENKGNPRLQVRAYMKDELLEAAAFTALKAEVRGLPAVDRHIVYEKDLAPVLDAALQREGLGSVRVIYLPGRVDFSGDFRPEDTRKLDAIRQDASELFGVRLHGTSSASGALAAAERSLTPSRDGEPAAATPARPSGGTGGDPLGGLRVTGVTMSPMRFVTTADGRRLFEGAVLPSGWTLESIDTKVLVLRNGSQVVSHRLRGK from the coding sequence GTGACCTGCAGCCGGGGCAGTGCCATCTGCCTGTATGTCTTTTCCGGGCCGCATCTGGGGGCCTGCGTTGAACTGACGGAAGGAAGCTGGGTCGTCGGGTCTGATGATGCCTGCGACATCATCCTGACCGGTCTTGCTCCCCGTCATGCCGTTCTGGACATTTCGTCCGAAGAGAATGCCTTTCCCGTACTGGCCGTGACGCCCCTGGATGGTCCCCTTCGCCTGCAGGGAGAAGAGCCCGTGGAGCCCGCCGAGGCCGATGGTCCCTTGCGCCCCGCAGCCGGGAGCGCCTGGTATCTTGGCACGACCTGTTTTGCCTGGAACCGTCCCGGAGTCCCCCAGGAAAGCCTTGTACCGGAGCTGTCCCCGCACGCCCGTACCGTCGGGGCCGAAGAAGCGGCGTCCGCAGAGGCAGAAGCTGTCCCCGCTGTCACGGAGACAGCGGAGCTGTTGCCGACCGCCAATGATCTTGGCATGGACGCCGGGGCTTCGGAAACACTGTTGCCGGATGTCCCGGAATCTTCTCCCGCTCGCCGTGTCGGCTGGCGGGCCTTGCTGCTGGTACTGGTGGCGATTTTTCTGCTTGCGTTGTCGCTGATGGTCAGGCCTGCGGACTCTGATCCTGAACATTATCCTGAGATCATTAAAAAATATCTTGAAGATGCCGGCATACGCGGGCTGGCTGTAAGCCGCCGTGATCCCGGAGTGGAGATCCGCGGGACAGTGGCGGACGATGCTGCCATGATCCGTTTGCGTGACATGGCACGTGGCTTGCATATCCCTGTGTACCTGGAAGTTGCCGTACAGGAAGACATGCTGCGTGCTGTGCGCAGTTCGCTTGGTATCCGCGGTTTCCATCCTGATGTCGTCCTGTGGGAGAACAAGGGCAATCCGCGTTTGCAGGTCAGGGCCTATATGAAGGACGAGCTGCTGGAGGCAGCGGCTTTCACGGCCCTCAAGGCCGAAGTCCGGGGCCTGCCGGCGGTGGACCGGCACATCGTTTACGAAAAGGATCTGGCGCCGGTGCTGGATGCGGCCCTGCAGCGGGAAGGTCTGGGGAGCGTCCGGGTCATCTACCTGCCGGGCAGGGTGGATTTTTCCGGTGATTTCCGGCCGGAAGACACCAGAAAACTGGACGCCATCCGTCAGGATGCCAGCGAGCTGTTCGGTGTTCGGTTGCACGGGACCTCGTCGGCGTCGGGCGCTCTGGCAGCTGCAGAGCGCTCCCTGACACCTTCCCGGGACGGTGAACCCGCCGCTGCCACACCGGCCCGGCCTTCGGGCGGTACCGGCGGGGATCCCCTGGGCGGGCTGCGCGTGACCGGTGTCACCATGTCGCCCATGCGTTTCGTGACTACCGCCGACGGCAGACGCCTGTTTGAAGGCGCCGTGCTCCCCAGCGGCTGGACCCTGGAGAGCATCGATACCAAAGTCCTTGTCCTGCGTAACGGCAGCCAGGTCGTCAGTCACAGATTGAGAGGTAAATGA
- the sctC gene encoding type III secretion system outer membrane ring subunit SctC, giving the protein MKRLVAVCLCWTFCCLLATEGLCASSRSAFPFRAAFSHYADNENICTVLSAFARAEGYGSVCSPALKGQMSGRFEQVDPRTFLNGMRSAFGVRWYTQGRTVTFWTDSEQTEAFLAPSTVSAAALRDMLRSAGMISPQLPVRLLHAQNLLSVSGPPIYLDQLRGAMKAFEDAQGSRSVMRVFPLKYAWAEDMKVNSMDSTVTIPGVASILQAMANGTPLTGSQVTAQPSAQGGLRGKGLIAMNASTDTSQASPAVPQNGKDQSGTTAGPSIIADPRVNAVVVTDAEYRMSYYAKVIADLDKPVELVEIHAAIVDIDSDFSRDFGVNWSGTGAYGKHWTGGGSAGGTSTSGIFPSAGASSAGGLSYSTLYSYGSDYFLARVTALEEDGQARVLGKPSVLTMDNVQASLENTSSYYVPVSGNESSDLFKIDSGTVLKVTPHIIPGLPGQADSIKLMVSVQDDRDDGSSLFSVDPNNLSPIKQTKINTQAIVGEGQSLLIGGHYYEIQSDAETGIPGLKNIPILGGLFGSTGKKHQRMERLILITPRIVRMDTASNVPSRVDDPRFSRTPTQADYEERRPKEMPVGGCARRRELAPDVQPAPSVTLTPQPVPVPATNKSIQNSTMPQPILTPVSTGAQPVPAPVGSTSVSAGGRQ; this is encoded by the coding sequence TTGAAGCGCCTTGTAGCTGTCTGCCTGTGCTGGACCTTCTGTTGCCTTCTGGCAACAGAAGGTCTTTGCGCGTCTTCCCGCAGCGCCTTCCCGTTCCGGGCGGCGTTCTCTCATTATGCGGACAATGAAAATATCTGTACGGTCCTTTCCGCTTTTGCCCGTGCCGAGGGCTATGGCTCGGTATGCAGTCCTGCCCTCAAGGGGCAGATGAGCGGCCGTTTCGAGCAGGTGGACCCCCGTACGTTCCTCAACGGCATGCGTTCGGCCTTCGGGGTGCGCTGGTATACGCAGGGACGTACGGTGACGTTCTGGACCGACAGTGAACAGACAGAAGCCTTCCTGGCGCCGTCTACGGTCTCGGCCGCTGCCTTGCGGGACATGCTGCGCAGTGCGGGCATGATCTCGCCGCAGCTGCCTGTCAGGCTGCTGCACGCCCAGAATCTGCTTTCGGTCAGCGGTCCGCCCATCTATCTGGACCAGCTGCGCGGGGCCATGAAAGCCTTTGAGGATGCCCAGGGCAGCCGCAGCGTCATGCGCGTGTTCCCGCTCAAGTACGCCTGGGCGGAAGACATGAAAGTCAACAGCATGGATTCCACCGTGACCATCCCCGGTGTGGCCAGCATCCTGCAGGCCATGGCCAACGGGACCCCGCTGACCGGGTCACAGGTGACGGCGCAGCCGTCGGCGCAGGGTGGTCTGCGGGGCAAAGGGCTGATCGCCATGAACGCCTCGACGGATACGTCCCAGGCTTCGCCGGCAGTCCCCCAGAACGGGAAGGATCAGTCCGGGACGACTGCCGGGCCCAGCATCATCGCCGATCCCCGGGTCAATGCCGTTGTGGTGACCGATGCCGAATACCGCATGAGCTATTATGCCAAGGTCATCGCCGATCTGGACAAGCCTGTGGAGCTTGTGGAGATCCATGCGGCCATCGTGGATATCGACAGCGATTTCTCCCGTGATTTCGGCGTCAACTGGTCGGGTACCGGTGCTTACGGCAAGCACTGGACAGGCGGCGGCAGTGCCGGGGGCACTTCGACCAGCGGCATCTTCCCCTCTGCCGGGGCTTCCAGTGCCGGGGGCCTTTCCTATTCCACCCTGTATTCCTACGGCTCGGACTACTTCCTGGCCCGCGTCACCGCTCTGGAAGAAGACGGCCAGGCCCGCGTGCTGGGCAAGCCTTCCGTGCTGACCATGGACAACGTGCAGGCCTCGCTGGAGAATACCAGCTCCTACTACGTTCCCGTATCGGGCAACGAATCTTCCGACCTGTTCAAGATCGACTCCGGGACCGTCCTGAAGGTGACGCCCCACATCATCCCCGGCCTGCCGGGGCAGGCGGACAGCATCAAGCTCATGGTCAGCGTGCAGGACGACCGGGACGACGGCTCCAGCCTTTTTTCCGTGGATCCCAACAACCTTTCGCCCATCAAGCAGACCAAGATCAATACCCAGGCCATCGTGGGAGAAGGGCAGAGCCTGCTCATCGGGGGACATTATTACGAGATTCAGAGCGATGCGGAGACCGGCATCCCCGGCCTCAAGAACATCCCCATCCTGGGCGGCCTGTTCGGTTCTACGGGCAAAAAGCATCAGCGCATGGAGCGTCTTATCCTGATCACGCCGCGCATCGTCCGCATGGATACGGCCTCCAATGTGCCGTCCCGCGTGGATGACCCCCGTTTCAGCCGGACGCCGACACAGGCCGACTATGAGGAACGCCGTCCCAAGGAGATGCCTGTGGGCGGTTGTGCACGTCGCCGTGAACTGGCGCCGGACGTGCAGCCCGCACCTTCTGTGACGCTCACGCCCCAGCCGGTGCCTGTGCCCGCCACCAACAAGAGCATCCAGAATTCGACCATGCCGCAGCCCATACTGACTCCTGTCAGCACGGGGGCCCAGCCGGTGCCGGCCCCTGTCGGCAGCACGTCTGTTTCTGCCGGAGGGCGGCAGTGA
- a CDS encoding HrpE/YscL family type III secretion apparatus protein, translated as MGAVFRLTGNTVMPAPGVRVLRAADYARLVEANDVLAAARERAAAMAAEAEKAYEERRQAGYEDGLMEGRMEQAEKMMETAMQAVEYIEGVEAKLVGVVTSAVRKIIGELDDRECTVRVVRNALNAVRSQQRVLIRVSPDDKDAVRTSLAAMISSAPNGATFLDVTADPRMKPGDCILECELGVVDASLETQLKAIEHALLGKIRES; from the coding sequence ATGGGCGCCGTGTTTCGACTGACGGGCAATACCGTGATGCCCGCCCCTGGGGTGCGGGTGCTGCGCGCGGCCGATTATGCTCGTCTTGTGGAAGCCAACGATGTGCTGGCCGCTGCCCGGGAACGGGCTGCCGCCATGGCTGCCGAGGCGGAAAAAGCCTACGAGGAGCGCAGGCAGGCAGGTTATGAGGACGGCCTCATGGAAGGCCGCATGGAGCAGGCCGAAAAGATGATGGAAACGGCCATGCAGGCCGTGGAATACATCGAAGGTGTGGAAGCCAAGCTCGTGGGCGTGGTGACCTCCGCCGTGCGCAAGATCATCGGCGAGCTGGACGACCGGGAATGCACGGTGCGCGTGGTGCGCAATGCCCTGAACGCCGTGCGCAGCCAGCAGCGTGTGCTCATCCGTGTCTCTCCCGACGACAAGGACGCGGTGCGGACCTCGCTGGCGGCCATGATCTCGTCCGCTCCCAACGGCGCCACGTTTCTGGACGTGACGGCCGATCCCCGCATGAAGCCCGGGGACTGCATCCTGGAATGCGAGCTGGGGGTCGTGGACGCCAGCCTGGAGACCCAGCTCAAGGCTATCGAGCACGCCTTGCTGGGCAAGATCAGGGAGTCGTAG